The nucleotide sequence TTAGGCTAAGTCGTGCAAAATTTAATGGAAAAGTTGAGTTGAGGGATTCTCTAGCAACACTAACAGGGTCAGAAATATTGGAACAACTTGAAGGCATCAATGTTTCATTCGGGAAGGAACTACAGGCAAGTAAAGGTAAGAGGACTCGCCAAAAAGTTGTTGAAAAAGAATATGAATCGGGGATGGGGAGGAAGAAAagcatattttttttatcttccttATTGGGAGTCTAACTTATTGCGCCACAATCTAGATGTTATGCATATTGAAAAGAATGTTTGCGATAATGTGTTATACACTTTGCTCAATGAGACCGGAAGGTCAAAGGATAATCTCAAAGATCGTAAGGATCTTAAAGAAATGGGTATAAGAAAAGATTTATAGCCAGATGAAAATGGGAGATATCATCTATCTTTGTTCACAATGTCAAATTCTATGAAAGATATATTCTTGCGCACTATAAAGAATATAAGAGTACCAGATGGTCTCCTGAGTAATATATCACGATGTGTTGACCTGAAGCAAAGAAAGCTCTCTGGATTGAAGAGCCATGATTGGCACGTCCTTATGCAGCAACTATTACCCATTGCCATACGTAATGTGCTACCTGATAAAGTTACTACAGTGCTAATAGAGTTGTCTTCATTCTTTCAACAGATGTGCTCTAAAAGCTTAAGTCTTACTGAACTTGAGAAGCTCCAACCTTGAATAATCCTTACCCTTTGTCATTTAGAAATGttgttccctccttctttctttacAATCATGGTTCATTTAACCTGTCATCTAGTTGATGAAGCAAAACTTGGAGGACCAATATACTATAGGTGGATGTATCCTATTGAGAGGTAAATATCTCTTTTCAATCGTTGTTCATTTAACCTGTCACTTAGTTATATCTTGCTTACTAAAGCCAATTATACAAACTAGGTATTTAGGACATTTGAAGTCCTATGTACGAAACAAAGCTAAATCAGAAGGTTCTATAGCTGAGGGATATGTGGCTGAAGAAGCTCTTATATTTTGCTCTCGATACTTAGAAGGGATTGAGACAAGATTTAATAGGCCACCACATGTTGATGATCGTCCGGATGGTAATTACAATACACATGTTGATTCGCTTTTTCCACAAATGGGTAACTCTAAGGGAGCTTTCATAGTATTTGAGTTGTCACCTATGGAAAAAAAACAAGCACATCGCTATGTGGTTCTAAATTGTCCATATGTCAAACCGTTCATTGAGTAAGTACTTAAGGATTTGCGTACATgttttttatttacttgaaaATAGTTGTTTAGTTAGAGTTAAACTTTCATATCTGGCAGTGACTTCAAAAATTTTGTACGAAGACGATCTAAGGGTAGAAGGCCTTCAAATGTAGAGATAGAAAAAAGAGTCAATAAAGATTGTTACTTGGTTTCCTACGCAGGTAAATAGAAAAGTGATCATTTTTTTGCTAATATTGAGCAGTATTTGTGGATATAATAACTAATATATTGTTCTATCATAATAGCTTATGAACCCAGACATTATGAATACTGTGCATGAGGATTTGAGATACTTAGCAAGGGGTCCATCACGATATGCCAAGAGGTTTTCTACATTTAGTATCAATGGGTTCTCCTTTCGAACTACCAATCGAGACAATGGGTTAAAGATCCAGAATAGTGGAGTTTTCTTAATGTCTTCAACTCCTTGTGTTGCTAGCGCTAGTGATGCTAATGTTTGGAATGCTGATTTATCATATTATGGCAAATTAGAAGATATTATAGAACTAAACTACAACGGCCGATTTCGGGTTACTTTATTCAAATGTACATGGGCTGACACCACTAGAGAACGGGGTTGTAGATAGGATAGTTGGGGTTTTACTTCTGTTAATTTTTCACGAGTAATACACAGTGGTGATCGAGAGGAGGATGATCCATATATTGAAGCCTCACAAGCTCGAATGGTGTATTTTGTCAATGATGAAGTGAATAAAGATTGGAGTGTTGTCGTGCATTTGAAGCCAAGAGACTCATATGATACGGGGGAAATGAAGATGATGAAGCATGCAAGAATGAGCCATAGTTAGAGCAAAACTTGGATTCTTTATTTGGAAATGGTGATAATCTATCATTTTTAAGAGATGAGGTAGATGATGAACTACTAGATGATGACATTGGAGAAGACGAGCACATGTCGGAATAGTTAGGAGGTTAAATTAATTTATAGTATGAAATTTATATTTAAGTTTTCATTTAGTTATAATTCACATTTTATCTatacttattaattattttatttccaACTACTAAGCTTTGATCcacaatttattttatatttattaattattgatttGATCTATTATGCAGATATGCCAAAGCAAAAGACGTACAAGAATCTACTTaaagcagcagcagcagctgctGCAAATTCTTCACAAGACAAGTCAATAGCAGTTGCAAATTCATCCTGAGACAAGTCGGCAGCTTCAAATGCATCATAAGTCAAGTCCGCAGCAGCTGCAAATTCCTCTCGAGATACGTCGGCAGCTACAAATTCCTACCGGGATAAGTCGGCAGCAGCTGCGAATTCCTCCCGGGACAAGTCGACAGCTTCAAATTCCTCTCGGGACAAGTCGGCAACTGCAAGTTCCTCCCGGGACAAGTCGGCAGTAGCTGCAAGTTCCTCCCGAGACAAGTCGGCAGCTTCAAATTCTTCTGAGCCATCATCAGTTGCTGCAACTATATCTGAGCATCCATCCGAACCTAAACGTAAACGTGGACGTGAATCTAAATATTATTGGACTGTTGATGCCATAGGTATGTATAGATGTTTTATTAActataaattaaattacatatatatttttaCAAAGTTACATGAAActgattttaatattaaataacaTTTTTATCTCGAGGAGTAATTCACTTGTTTTTATCTTCAAATACATCTCTCTGATCTCTTCCTTGTATTGGAATTTAATTCCTTCCAATATGCTTATATGTTGATAGTTAATTATAACATAAGGGCTGGTCCAGAATCCCAAAAGAACTACCTCTtctattttcttatttatttatcattttataGCACTACTATACATTGTGACAATAATGTTCATAAAGTATATATGagtaattgacaagaaaacaatAATCTATATGTGATTGATACAGTTCACTGTTATagctaataattaattaatgagaaATTTAAACAATATACTAAGCTTTGAATGTGCAAGCTAAGATAGTTTTCTAGCTTTTCTGGTCTGGTCTGATACTCATTTATTTATACTCATTTGTCTATTTTAGATGAATACGGAGATAGTACACGTCTTCATTTATTAGTGAAGGATGTGCATAATTTGCCAGAAGGTTTGCGCATAATTTTCAATTTTGATAAACATCATCCAGCAATAGGAGAAGCAGCTGGACTCCTTGCAGGAGTTTGTGGGCAATTGGCCACTGATTGTGTTGCATTTTCAATTAGTTTTGAAAAGTGGTAAGACATTCCAGCAagcttttttgaaaatcaatggAATATTTTTTTTCTAGTAAGATTACTCAAACTCTGAAGCTTATTTCTTTGCCATTATTTAGTTATATTTGCTGGTTATAATATATATTCTTTGTTATAATATTGAAGGCTTGATTTTGCTTCAAAGTGAGTGATAACTTGGCCAAATAATTTTTGCTCCTATCGCTTGGCAAAAAATGGAGGGAACATAGGATAAAAATTTGGAATGATTTTTATGATCTGATGTTGAGTAAAACTGATATCATAAATAATGCACCAGAAGATATTGCTCTTGATCAATGGGCTTTATTCGTAGAATATCGTTTGAAGCCTGAAACTCAGGTAAGTACTTACTCTCCTAGTTAAATGTTGTCCTTTTTTACAGCCTTTGGAATATATATAATTGAATATGAACTAGTCAATGTTGTTGAAGAGTGATTTTGATTTCTGGGTGTCTCTAGAGTTACCAGAGGTTCTGATCTTTATTTTTACAATTGAACTATTGGCTGCGGGGCAGTCTTAAATTGTGGTACAGTCTCTGTTTATTTTAGTCCTAAATTACTGTGGTTAGTGCACATTTTTACCCTATTTAAGTCAGTTttgaaagatgatggttcttgcgGTTAACATGCAGAAGTGAATATTGCTATAAATTTacataatttagtatttttatggAGTCATCTTTCATGCAAATGTAATCATAGTTGTTCTATAAATGCTATCCTTTTCATTTGATGCATCGAATAACTGGTCTAAACTCGTCTATATTCTATGCTAGTTGCCATCTGCAATTGAAGAATGGTTGTTATCATAGTTGTTCGTGTTTATTCACTTCGGTTTCCCATTATTAACTAAACAAACTAATGTAATAATTGTGTCCAAATTTAACTTGTAGAAAATTTGTAAGAGGAATCAAGAAATTTGGCAAAAACAAATAATTCTTCATACTTCAGGTGCTAAATCAATTGCAAGAAGAAGGGCTGAATTGGTAATCAATTAATGCATGCATATCTAATCTATCTCAAATATAATGCATGCATCATCTCTTAATTTTCTACATATCTAATCTAATTTAGTAGGCTGCTATTTTTTGATCGAGTCTTTCTACTTTTCTTAAATTTTAGACGGAAGAGACGGGAAAAGAAGTTAGTAGGGTTCAAATGTGGGACATCACTCACAAGAAAATAGATGGAAGTTATGTTAATGAAAAGGCTAAAGAAATAGCGGTAAGACTAAAATGCAATAAGTAACTtgtttgtatttctttttctttcttttttataagataatactatttttttattctttctctttctttttatatatgtagGAGAAGATTGAAGCACATAGCAGCCAACAACCGATGGAATCAACTGTTAATTCTCCTCTTGATGCTCTTGGAGTAGTTTTTGGGAAAGAGCACCCTGGTCGTGTTCGAGGTTTAGGTATGGGAGCTGTTCCAACAATTGCTTTCAAGAACAACACTACAAGGATTAGTCAAATGAATGTAGGTTCTTCAAATGATGTTGGCACATCATCTACTTGTGGTTCAAATGTGCAAGAAGAGTTGGCTACCGTTAAAGCGCAATTGCAAGCGCTAGTCTCCTATATTGCTTCTAAGGAAGGAGGTAAAATTCCAATACAATTGGCTGGAATGTTCCCTACTCAATAAGTTTCATAGGTACATTCATATTCTGCTTATGATTcctattattaatataattagtagTAGTGCTAGCTTATGCTAGAGTGATAGTAAATCTTGTCTTGTGTGTACAGTATTTTGCATTAATATTTAACGGTATCAACTTTATTCGTTGTTCTGAACTTCTCTTCACATGAAATTGTTGAAACAAATTTTCATGTAAAATAATCCATTATCAATATGGAAGCTTTCCACATTGAGTCCGgtctaaatattaaaaagaaaCGTACACATTATACAATTCCAATCATGTATTCTTCTTTTATCAAAACCCTGGGCATATGTGAATGAAAACTATGGGTGAGATATAGAATTGATAGTATATGTTCTTGACTTCGCTTAATTGCTCAGTTGCTCTTGATAGCATTGCTAAAGGGGTAGTAAGTATAACTTGTGGAGTTGTGGCCATATGTGGATTAATTCTATCTTAGAACCTAGAAAGTATAGTTCTATTTTATCAATAACCTTTAGAAATCGAGATCTTTTGTATAAGATGTTTATTTAACCAttgatttataaattttatagttCAATGTGTGAAAACAGAGTcaaatttttttgtttcaaaacaaATACAACGTACTGAAAGATGGAAGAATTTTAAAGTGATGGAACTTTGTAAAATTTGTTCATGAATCAATTTATATGAAGTTGATCTTGATCAATTTGATGAATATCAAATGGAAGACTCATAAAGCATTATGGCATGGTGATTTACTGATTTATATACCACTTATATGAAAAAATTTACTCATTATTGTATCAATGCTATGTAATTAGACATGATAAATGTATATCAATATATGCCTTTTTCTTGCATTTCTTGTGCTCATAAtagttatatttttgttgtagaGATTGGATCAGGAGAGTGAGATTCCATCACCAAAAGAGTTAGGAAGTAGGTCTTCTGGAGCAAGCAACAAGGAAGCATGACCTTGCTTGATATGTTAAGACGTA is from Arachis ipaensis cultivar K30076 chromosome B01, Araip1.1, whole genome shotgun sequence and encodes:
- the LOC107609263 gene encoding uncharacterized protein LOC107609263, which codes for MLSKTDIINNAPEDIALDQWALFVEYRLKPETQKICKRNQEIWQKQIILHTSGAKSIARRRAELTEETGKEVSRVQMWDITHKKIDGSYVNEKAKEIAEKIEAHSSQQPMESTVNSPLDALGVVFGKEHPGRVRGLGMGAVPTIAFKNNTTRISQMNVGSSNDVGTSSTCGSNVQEELATVKAQLQALVSYIASKEGEIGSGE